CATCGACGTGGAGCTTGCCACGCACCGTGCCGACGACGACCACCTCTTCATCCGAGGTGATCTCACCTTCGATCGTCATGCCGTTGCCGATGATCGTACCCGCCACGTTTCACGCTCCTCGCCGCGCGGTTGGCGACGTTTGTCCTTCCATTACCGAGCCCCGGACGAACCACCCAAGAGTTCGGCCGGCAAGTCGAAATCTGCTTCGATGCGCCCAGAGAATTCAGCGCCTTCTTCGAGGCTTACCTCGGGGCCTCCGAGGCTTCCCGCGACCTTGGCCGACGCGCGTACCACGATGCCGCCACGACTCGACACGTCTCCGGTGAGCGCACCGCTGATCGTGACCGTCGCGGCGTCGACGTTGCCTTGTACTTCGGCGCCTTCCTCGACGACCAGCTCGCCGCTGACGCTCACGTCGCCTTCGACACCGCCCTCGATGCGTAGATCGCCATCGCCTTGGATGCGACCACGTACGCGCGTGCCGCGTCCGAGCACGGAACCGTTGGTGTCCAAATCGTTCGTCTCCACCGCCGTTGCCGCTGCGCCCATGAACCTTCTCCGCGCACTTTACGCTTCCGCCGCGACAACTGTTTCGACATTTGGAGCTTCGGATCGCTTGCCGCGTCGTTCGCCCCAAACCCCAGTTGGTTTGGCAAAAGGCGCGCGCAAGCTACTCCAAGGCGATCGCGTCGGCAACGCTCGTCTGTCGTCTCGAACGCCGAGTCTCGCGTAGCTTCGTGGAACCCTCGCGATCGACCGTCGGGTGGGCACTTTCAGCCGCTTCGTGCAAGGATGCGCCCGTGGTCAGCCAGGCGGCACCTACCGATGTTTCTCTCGCGACGCCGACGCGCGAAATTGCCCGAGGCGTTGCGTGGCTCGCCGGCACCGCGATCGCCGTGCGCCTCGCCGAAATCGTCGTCGGTCGTAGCCCCCTCGGCGCCGCACTCGCAGGCGCAGTCATCGTCGACTTGGCGATGACTCGTGCCGGCGTGCGTTGGGACAACCTCGACGACGCGAAATCGAAACGATCTTCGTCCCGCATGTGGCAAGGCATCGGCATCGGCGTTGCTGTGGCAAGCGCGCTCGTGCTCGTACCGCTCGTCGTGAGCATCATCGTTGGAGCTGCAACCATTCAGCCGGGCACTCCATCGAGCTCGCTCGTGTTCGGCCTCTTGCGCGGAGCGTCCGTGGGCGTACGTGACGAACTCCTGTACCGCGGCCTGCCGCTGCTCGTCGCTGCGCGTGCGGGCGTGCGCTTGCCGGTTGCGATCGGCTACGCCGCGCTCGCGGGCACGAGCGCGCTCGTGTTCGCGGGAGGTTTGTCCTGGGAAGCTTTGCTCCTTGCGGCGTCGCAAGGCGTCCTCTTCGCGATGCTTTGGGCTCGTACGAATGCTGCGTGGGCCCCCGTCTCCGCGCACGCTGCGTGGGTATTTCTCACGGGCGTGGGCCTACGTGGAGGCATCGTCGAAGTGTCGTGGGAGAGCGGCATGCTCACGGATGGTACGCGCGCTCGCGGCCTTCCTGCTCTCCTTTGTGTTTTCGTCGCGGTCTTGCTGACCGCATTCGTTTCGAAGAAACTAGCAAGAACCTCGGAGATTCCCCATGGCCGTGCGTAACCGTGAATCGATCGTGTCTTTGCCAATCTGTTCGGCGCTTCTGATTGCTGTCGTGTCGAGCTTCGGATGCAAAGGCAGCTCGGCTCCGCCCGCTCCGGCCGTGGATGCACCTGCGACGGTGCCCGAAGCGAAACCTGCGGAGCCCGTCATGGGCAAACTCGACGAAAAGAATTTCAGCCTCGAGATGAAAGCAGCGGGTCCGTACACGGCGGGGCAGCAGGGCACGGTCGAAGTGGTGCTCGAGCCCAAGGGCGCATTTCATTGCAACCAAGAATATCCCTACAAAATCAAGCTCGGGACGCCGCCTGCGGGAATCACGTATCCGACGCCGGTCGTAAAGACGGATGCCGTGACCATCACGCCCGAAAAGGCGGTGATGAAGGTGCCCTTCGTGGCGGAAAAGCCCGGCGAAGCGAAGGTTTCGGGTAATTTTTATTTTTCGGTCTGCACGTCCGAGCAATGCGTGATCGAAAATCGTGAATTGGCCGTGCTCGTGAAGGTCGACTAGTTTTGCGGTTTGGCCAGCTTGACCCGCAGGTGACCGGTGCTCGTTTCGCCGCCTCCGAAAGCGAGCACCTTGATTGCGTAATCGCCCTCTGTTTCGGGCAGCTTCAGCTTGAAGCTGGCTTTACCATTCGCGACGGGCTGTTCGTCCCGAGAAACCACTTTGTCCACGGCCGCTTTGTAGGTTTGTCTCAGCGTATCCCACATTTCGCGCTCCGGCATCACTTTCAGGGCAATCGCCGAAGGCACCGCGGCGCGCACGACGCTGCGTTTCGTTTCGATCGTGAGCAGCGCTTTGCCCGATGCGACTGCATTGCTCTCCACGTTGACGTTCACCGTGGTTCCTGGAGCAAACGCCGTCGTTTCGCCGTCGATCGTCACCTTGGCGCTCGAGGGGTATTGCAGCACCGTCGCCGGATCGCCGAATAGATTGTAGAGCCCCATGTGTTCTTCCGCAAGCTCGACGGGATCCGATTCGAAGAGGAGCGGAGCGAGCGGCAATTCTCCTTCGCGCATTCGCTGCTTGGCCGTCACGATTCCTTCGCCAATGGTCGGGGCGCGTTCCGTGATGAACGTTTGCACGATGGCGTCGCCGTAAAGCGCATTCGAATAAGGGTGACTGTTGCGGCTCGAGGCGAAGGAAGCAATGGCGCCACGCGGATTGAGCGCCATGACCTCGGCGATCGATTGAATTCGTTCGCGGAGATCGAAAAAACCATTGCTGCACGTGAGCGAAATGAAAAAAGGTTGTCCTTCCTTGATCTGCATGAACTCGAGGTCGAACGTGGAGCCGAGCTGATAATAATTGTATTGGTAGCGCACGTCGTCGAAATGCGTCGGGGCGCCGTGTCCAACGTATCCGGCAATCAACGCTCCCTCCTCCAGACGGGAAACGAGTTTTTCCTGTAACTCGGGAAAAGGATAAGCCCAGGGTGAGCCGAGCTTGGGGAACACGATGTCGACGTCCCAATCGTAAGGGACTTTGTCGTCGAGCGTGCGGGTCATCGTGTTCTCAATCATGAAATCGGCCAACGGGCCGAAGTCGGCGGGACCGGTGAAAATGGTCATGCTGCGGCGCCAAGCGCCTTCCGATTTCGTCGTTTCATACCGGATCACCTTTTTTGCGAATCCGACGACATCCACCGCCAAACGTGCGGGGATGCGTCCTACCGCAAGTGGTCTTGGATTGGCTTTTGCATCGAGGCTCGGTTGTCCCGGCGCATCGATGTGCGCATAGGCATAAGGCTGGTCCGTCGCATATTCGGATTCACTGTATCGAATACGCCGCCGCTCGGAAGCGCTCCGTAAATCGTCGCGCACGCGATCGAAGGGATCGTCATCCAAATAGCGGAGTTTCGTGCGGTAAAACGTAGGCACCAAGGACCGTTCGGGGTCCAATTCATCATAGCCCGGAGCATCGCCGACGAGCAGCACGAAGCGCAGCCGCGATCCGCTCGCGGAAGCGACTTTGCGGATGGCTTCGAGGATGGGCGCGGTGGCGTCTTCCTGATTTTCGGTTGCAGGAATGATGTCTTCGAGCGCAATACGCTCGACGCCGAGCCCTCGCGCTTCGCGGTGGGCAAGGAGCGGCTCTGCGGCCTGTAGCAAGACGCGCGGGCCGATTGCGACGTAATCGACGTCCGCTCGTCCCGCCGCACGATCGATGACGGGCGCAGATGACGAGCGCGGCACTTTCGGTGCCGTCGTCGACCCGCAGGCGCCGGATAGAAGGAGCAATGGGCCGCCAAACACGGCAAGTGCCGCGCTGCGAAAAACACGCATGGGTCCATCGTACATCGTGGCGACGCGCGGTTCCAGGGATGATTTGGGCCCGGTAGAACTGGATCATCGATGTCCCAGGTGGATCGTCGATGGCCCATGCTCGAGCGACGAAAGGTGCCAACCCCTTTGGGAAGAAGTGGTTCAAACAACTAAAATAAAGCGCTCTAGAAAACGTGCCCCTGCCTTTCGAAAGGTGCCAACCCCTTTTTGGATCCACTATCAATCCGTAGTTCTTTGATCTTCGCGGATGGTGACACCTGGCAAGGCATTTGCTAACATGGGCAGCTAATGCGCGTCGTGCGCGTCGCGCAGTTGACGGGATTGCTTAGGAGTAGCCATGTCGGGCTCAACGTACACGGTCAAGTCTGGGGACACGCTCGGTGCAATTGCGAGCCGCAATGGGACGACGGTCAGCGAGATCTTGAAGGCGAATCCGAGCATCAAGAATCCGAACGCGATCTCCGTTGGACAAAAAATCACTCTCCCGGGCAAAAGTGGTGGTGGCGGCGCAGGTGCGGGTAGTGGCGGCAGCCCTGCGCCAAAACCCGAAGAAAAGCCGCCCGAAGAATCCAATTCGCAGCCGTCGGGCAGCGAGATTTTTCCGCTGTGGATCAGGCCCACCGCAAGCTGGAAGAATGGGCCCAGGTACTTTGGTTGCGGCCGAAGTGGCGGGCGCAAACACGCTGGTGTCGATCTTTATGCGCCATTTGGTTCGAAAGTCCGCGCTATTGCAGACGGCGTGATCATTCAGAAGCCGTATTACTTCTACGACGGCACGAACGCTCTCGAGGTGTTTCACCCGGGCATTGGCGTCGTGAGGTATGGCGAAATCAGCTCGAGCAAGAAGGTGGCGGTCAAGGCAGGGCAGCAGGTCAAAATGGGCGAGCTCATCGCATACGTGGGACTGCTCGATTCATTGAACATGTCGATGATTCATTTCGAGCTCTTCGGTGAATCGGCGCGAGGCAAAAACCTGACGGGTGGAGGCCCTTATCGCCGTCACCCGGCCCTCAAAGATCCCACACCCCTCGTGGATAGGCTTTACAAAAAGACGTTTGGTTGAGATTCCGCAACAAGCGGCGTTTGGAGAATGAAGACCATGAGCAACGCACAGTTGTCCTTCGAGTCCGGCGAACACCTCGACGTTCGCACGTTTGCGGTGCACGAGGCTATTTCGGCTTCCTTTCAAATCGATATCGTCGCCATGGGTGCGGACGACGTCGACCTCGAAAAGCTCAGCGGACGCCCAGCGTCATTTACTCTATCTGGCATCGGCGGCAAGCGCACCTGGACGGGCGTGTGTGCGCGCATCACGCAAACGAGCGTCGAACCGGATGGTTTGTCCACGTACGCGGTGAAAATTGCGCCGCAATTTTGGATGCTCAACCATCGCCGCAATCACCGCGCATTTCAGCATTCATCGGTTCCGGACATCGTCGAGAAAATCCTCAATGAATGGCAAGTGCCCTTCGAAATGAAGGTCGACGGTGCAGCCCACGGCAAGCGCGAATTCTGCGTGCAATATGGCGAAACGGATCACGACTTCGTTCGGCGCCTCCTGGTCGATGCGGGCATTTCGTTTCATTTCTCGACGCCCGAGGGATCCAATGAAACGAAAATGATCATCACGGATACGCCGACGTCTGCCGAGCCGCGCTCGAAACCGCTCCCATTCATGCGTTCTCCGAGCATGGGCGAAAAAAGCGAGCACGTGACCGAAATGTCGCTGCAGCAAATGGTGAAACCGGGCAAAGCCGTCGTTCGCGATTTCGATTTTCGTCGCCCAAGCTTCCAGCTCGCAGGGTCCCATGGAGGTGGCTCGAATGCCCTCATGGAAGATTATTTCTACGTTCCGGGCGCGACGAACGTCAAGGGCGACGGCGCTGTCGACAACACGCCTCACGCCGATAAAGAAGGCGCATATCGTCACAACGAAAAAGAAGCCACCGCGCGCGCTCAGCGGCATACCGAAGCACTGAAAGCCGCTTCCTGGCGCGCCTCGTTCAATACATCCGCAATCAATGTTGCAGCGGGCGACGTCATTTCCATCAGCGGTCATCCGCATCCGAGCGTCAAGAACGGGAAAAAGCTGCTCGTCACGTCGTCCTTCATTACGGGCGAAATCAATGAAGATTGGAATGCCGGTGCCGATGCGGTATCGGCCGAAGCGCCGTATCGTCCAATGTTGACGACGAGCAGCCCCACCGACCCGCATCGCAGCGAAGAAGATGGTCCGTTCAAGGCCGTGACGAAAGCGGACAAACCCCGCATTCAAGGGCTTCAAAGCGCGACGGTGGTGGGTCCGAAGGGCGAAGAGATTCACGTCGATGAATTCGGGCGCGTAAAAATCCAATTCCCTTGGGACCGCGAAGCGAAGGGCGACGAAAAAGGGTCGTGCTGGGTGCGCGTGGCGCAGCAATGGGCAGGTCCCGGCTACGGCATGATCACGATGCCTCGCGTGGGGCAAGAAGTTCTCGTCGGGTTCCTCGAAGGAGATCCGGATTTGCCGATGATCGTCGGGCGCATGTTCGATACGACGTCGCCCGTGCCGTATCCGATGCCGGAAAACAAAACGCGCACGACGTTGAAATCGAGCTCGAAAAATGGCGGCAATGAAATCACGTTCGAGGACAAAGCGGACGGCGAGCTGTTTTACTTGGCCGCGACGAAAGATTTCCACAAAATCGTCAAAAAAGACGAGCTCGAAGAGACCAAGGGCAACCGGCACGTCACGGTGGAGGGAGATCTGATTCTATCCGCCAAGGGGAACGTGATCATTCAGGCGGGTAAGGAATTGGTCGTCAAGGGCGGGCCGAAGGTGCAAATCAATCCGCCGGGGCAAATTTCACAAGCGGACAAACCCAAGGAATTGTCGGGACAGCAAGGGGGAGCGAAGCCTCCGCCGAAAGAGGAAGCTCCGAAAGCCGCGCCTCCGAAGCAAGAAGCGCCGAAGCCGAAAGAGCAGCCGGCCAAACCCGCGCCTGCACAGCAGCCTTCGGGCAAGTCGCAAGCAGCGCAGCAAAACGAACGCCTCTTCAAGATGAATCCGGGTGGGCCGACGGGCAAATTCCAGCAAGTCGCGGCGGCGCGCAAAGCTCACGCGGAGAAATATCAAGAATTGGCCAAACAGATTGGCGAAAAGCACAACATCCCGCCGGCCATGGCGCTCGCCTGGATGAATCGCGAATCGGCCTTCGGCGAATTCTTGGATTCGCGCGGGTACAGCAAGTTCGATGGGCAAGGGTTTGGCCTCTTCCAGGTGGACAAACGCTACCATACGCCGAGGGGTGGTCCGGCCGATTGGAATCACATCGATCAAGCGATGGGGATTTACAAGGATTACGTCTCGCAGATCAAGTCGAAGAACCCAGGCTGGACCGAAGAAGAATACATGGCCGCAGGTCTCGTTGCCTTCAACGCCGGACCGGGCAATGCGCGAACTCGACCGTCGAGTCCCGCGGCATGGGCGCAGCTCGATAGCGGAACGGCTCATATCGCGGATCCGAAGGGCGACTATTCGCGTGACGTTTGGTCCGAAGCGCAATGGTACGCGAAAAACCTGAAGTGGTAATCTTCGTGGAGGTTTGGCCATGACACTTTTGGTTGCTCGCAAAGACGTGGACATCTGCACCGGACATGATGCTTGTCCGCCGCGAAAAGCCGTCGAAGGAAGCCCCGACGTGTTCCTCGAAGGGTACGCCGTGGTGCGGCAAGGAGACCTTTGGGAATCGCACGGGTGCCCGGCGCACCCGCCGCACCAAGGCCGCGTGCTTCAAGCATCGGACGAGGTGATCGTCAATGGTTTGCCCGTGGTTCGAGTCGGTGATCCGCTCGATTGCGGAGGCAATGTCCAGACGGGATGCGAAGCCCTTTATGCTGGCGGAAAATTGTCGTCAGCGAATCCAAACGCCATCTTGAGCAGAATGGATCCGGGCGAAATGCCGCGCGCGACCGAAGAAGCGCCGCTCGATGCCGCAAGGGCCCAAGAGCTCGTGCCTCTTGCCAAAGAGCTCGGCGAACAGTACGGAATTCCTCCCGCGCTGGCACTCGGCATTGCGAGTCGTGAATCCGGGTTCGGTCGCCATTTGGACGAAAACGGATACGGCAAATACGATAGCAATGGATATGGTATGTTCCAGGTGGACAAACAGTACCATACGCCAACGGGTGATCCGTACAGCAGGGCGCATGCCGAACAAGCCATGGGGATTTTCCGCAATGATCTGGATCGCGTAGCTGCCGCGCATCCCGATTGGCCCCGCGAGCAGCAGTTAGCGACTGCCACGGCTGCTTACAATTTCGGTTATGGGAATGCGCGCACACAGCCGGCGGATGCCGCAGGTTGGGCGAGACTCGACGACGGCACCTCGGGCGACGATTATTCGCGTGACGTCTGGGCGCGCGCGCAGTATTTTGCAGACAACCTGGAGTGGTAATACGCCACTGCTCGACTTCGTCCTGCACTTCTCATGCGCATCATCAATTCTCCGCCGTTCGCCACGAGCTTCATCACGTGGCAAGAGCAACCTGGGCAATGGACGCTGACGCTCGTTTGCAAAGCGACGTTTTCGCTCGTGCCAGGAACTGCAGTCGTTGCGGCGGAGCCGGACGGAATCAACGACCACGACAACCATTGGGACGATGATCCGCAAAAGAGCGTTTATGCTCCGTCGGATCTCGTTCCGTACAAACCCAATCCCGAAGTGCTGCTCGTCGGCAATGCTTTCGCGCCGCGTGGTGAACCCGTGCGTTCACTTTTTGCGCGTCTGGTCGTCGGGCAAATGGACAAATCGGTCGAGGTATTTGGTCAGCGTACGATTGCGCCCGATGGATCGCTCGTGGAAGGACCGCGGTGGGCGCAGATGTCGCTTCGTTACGAGCGAGCTGCGGGGGGCGAGGGGTCTTGGAATCCCGTGGGCGTGGATCCTTCGGCGACGGATCCTTATGGTCGTCGCACGCTTCCCAATTTGCAGCCGCCCGCATTTCCCGATGTCGATCGTGGAGCACCCGTACCGGCCATTGGCTTCGGGCCGATGGCCGCGCGGTGGCCTGCTCGGAGTGACAAACTCGGGCCGCTTTCGGCCGCCTTTCTGCAAGGTAACTGGACCGAAACGGCGCTGGGGATGGACTTCGATGGTTCGTACTTCCAAGCGGCACCCTCGGATCAATTCATTGACGAAATCCGGGCCGACGAAACGATCGTGCTCGAAAATCTGCACAAAGACGTGGAACGGCTCGTCACCCGTTTGCCTGGGCTGAGGCCGCGAACTCGGGTCGAAATCGATGGTCTCCCGCCGTGGGAATTGTCGCTCGTCGCGGACACCTTGTGGATCGATACGAATCGGGCCATTTGCACGGTCATTTTTCGCGGGCAACTTCCGCTGGATGGCCGAGACCAACCGGGCACGATATACATTGGCGTCGAATACCCAGGCGAACCCGTGCGGTTTCCAGATCCCCCACAACGACCGCATGCCGCGAGCGTCCCGGAAAGCCCAACCGACGACGATTTCGACGACATGGACAATACGCACACGAATGCGGACGCGCTCGAGGGGCTCGATGCGGTTTTACCTTTCAAGAGCTCGCCGTCGCCCGCATTGCCGTGGGATCCTGGCGCCACGCCACCTGCGCCCGTTCGGTCAGCTTCGCCCATGCGTCCGAAACGCCCGGAAGACTTTGGCGCAACGGGTATCTTTCCGGCCGTATCCGTTTCCGGTGCCATGCCAACGTGGCTCGACAAAGGCGCCGCATCGAAATCGCGCTCGGCGCAGGCACCTCGGTCGACGGCGCCGCCTCCTGTCGCTCAGCAGCCATTGCAAGGTGCGCCGGTTGCGCCACCGCCGCCCGTTGCGCAAATGCTTCGCTCGAATGAAGTGGCGCCGCCGAGCTTGGCAGCGGCGAGTCACCGAGCGGCTGGCATTGAAAGCGTTCCTGCAGCATCGCGATCCGCGCCGCCGGTAGCGCCGCCCATGTCACGGCCCGTGCCGCCCATTGCGCCGCCCATGACGATGCCGATTCCGCCCGGCGCTCCGCCACCGCCGCCCATGCGAAGCTACGCGCCGACGCTGCCGGGCATCGTGGCGCAGCCTGCGCCGGGCGCGCCCGCGCCGCCCGTGGCGCCCGTCGGTACGACATTCGGTCAAGCCGCTGTGCTCGCGGCAGCGAAGGCGCATGCAGCCGTGCCGCCGTCTGCTCCGTCTTCGCCCTCTTCCCCGGCTCCTCCGGCGCTCGAAAAGGATCGATCGCGCGCGGGCAAACCGGATCCGCGAATGCTCGCGACGGCCGCATTTCTGGGAGCTGCGGAAGCATCGAATGCGGCGGCGACGACGTTGCCCGAGGAAAAGGACGACAAACTGCCGAAAGACAAGGTTTCGGCAAGTGCGTCTGGACCAACCCCTGGGCGAATGCTCGTCGACATTCTGTGGTACGATCCCGCAGTTGCCCCGCGTCTCGAGGAAAACCCCGCGTGGAAGCGCATTTTGGACGTCGATCCGCCGGAAGAAAAAAAGAACGAAGACGCGGACGGTTACCTCGAGCCGGACCTGGACAAACCCCAGAAAAAACCCGTCGAGCCTATCGAAAAGACGCCCGAGCAGAAGGCGAAGGACGAAAAGTCTAGGGTCTCGAAAGTATTGTCGCGCGCGACGCCCACCATCGACGTCGAGAATGCGCTTTTTTCGGCCGTCAATGACGATGGCGTGCTCGAGCCTCCGCTTTGCGTGGTAGCGGGCGAAATCGAATTGCCTTTCGACGAGGTCGAGACGCTGAGGGTGCTCACGAGCGCGGCGGCGCCGCTGGCGACGGGTGACAAGAAATTGAAAGAAACGGTCGATTTGGCCAATGAGGCGCTCGGCACGCCGCTCGGCAAATCACCCGAAGTCGCTGCGAACTTTTCCGTGCGTGTACGCGAAGCCTGGATGAAGGCGAATCGCATGCTTCCATCGGATTATTTGGACGTGCATTCACGCCGCGTGCTGCTCGAACAACGCAAGTATCAAATGCGCGAGCTTGCTTCGGCGGAATGGATTCGTGCGGTGCTCCATGGAGTATCGGGGGACAAACCAATTCCGACGTATCTGCCGGCGGATCTGTCGAAAAAGCTGCCGCTTTTCATCAAGTTTTCCGTGCGGCTCATTGCGGAAGTATTGCCGCAGCAGGATCAGAACGAAGCGCATGCGATTGCGCTGCGCGTGTATGCGCTTGCGCGCACGATTCCCGTGCGGCCGAGGCGATGACGAAGGTCACGGAACCCCAAAAATCGTGCGCGAAAGCATTCCGAGCCCAAAGCTCGACATGTTCGCGATGAATGCCCATCGCCATGGTTTTTCGAGGCCCAGAAATCGAAAATAAAGCGCTTCGGCAACGACGGCGAACGTTTCGGCAAAAGCCACCATGACCCAATACTTCGCGTCGCTGCTCATCCGTAACGATGCATGTGGTGCGTATGCGGATTGGTAAAACCAATCGAAGAGTTCCGGAATGACGAACCAGACGATGGGATGCGTCAGCGCCGTTGCCCCAAAAGCTTCGTGCACGCGCGCTCGCAGGCCGCGCATGTAAATGGGCATTTCGATGATTTGGGTGAACAAAAACGCCCAGAACCAAGGCATCGTCGTTGATTTCGAGCGGTAATCAGAAGATTTGCACGGACGTCGGAGGCGATTCGTGTTCGTCGTCGAGGAACCATTCAATCCAGGGCATGGCGCCTTCTTCGGTGACGACGAGCTTGATGGGAACGAGCGGTTTGCGCACGGCGATGACGATGTTGCCAATCATGTTGACGATGGGCGAATTGCCGGACAAGACCGCGACGGCCTTGACGTATTGAGCGTATTCGGCGCTGGTCCAAAAGTTACGCGATTCCTGATCCGCCGAACGGATGCCTCGTGCGTCTACGAGCAGAGGAACTCGGAAACCGACATGCATTTTTTGGAGCACGCCCATGTCTTCGAGGGCGTCCTTGATCGTGTGCTCGATGCCGTCTTTGAATACTTTGCGAATGAACCCCCGTTTGTCCCAGCGAAATGTCGCGGCACGGGTTTCGTGTTGGATCGATTCGTCGAACATCTCGTCTCGCTCCTCAGCGCTTGCGTCGATCGTGAAGTCGTTTTTGTGAAAGCGCAATACCGGTCTTCAGCGTGCTGCACGTGACGATGCCCGATAAGTCCAAACCCGTTTCGATCAAGGTTCGAGCGACTTCGGCCCGCATTCCCGTCAGAAATACCTCGACGCCCAATAGACGCGCCGCCGATGCAGCGCGCATGATCGTGTTGGCGACGTCCGCATCCACGCCCGCGAGCGCCGTGATGTCGATGATCGCCACGCGCGGATGATTTGCGGCAATGCCTGAAAGGATCGACGTCAGGATCTGATCGGCACGTTCGGGATCGACGGCACCGACCAGCGGCATGACCATGATCTCGTCGCTGATCGGGATGAGCGGCGTGCTCATCTTGCGGATGACTTCGGCCTGCTCGCGAAGCTCGTCATGCAGCCGCTGCCGTTCTTCGTCGGCACGCTTGCGCTCGGTGATGTCGTGGAGCACGCACACGAAACCATCGAAACGTGAATCGTTGTAGAGCGCCGAGACCGAGCACGACACGACGATGCTCATGCCATGTTTGTCGACCAGAACGAGCTCTTCGCCGCGGAGCTGATGAATGTTTTCTCCGAGTTCCAAAGGGACAAACTCGGACAAGGGTTTGCCCACGAGGTCGCGACGAGCATGCCCGAGGAGGTCGGTCGCAGCGTTGTTCACCGAGCGGATCGAGCCGTCGTGCGTCGTGACGAACAGCGCATCCGGAAGCGACGCGAAAATGTTGTCGAGGTACGCGCGCGATACCGTCGTGCTCTGAAGCTCCTCGCGCAGCATGTTGAGGCCGACGGCGACCCCATCGATGGCATCCTTCGCCTCGCTGATCTCGGCACGCACCGAGTAGTTGCGAACGGCGATTTGCGTGACGACGTCCATGAGTGACGAAAGCCGTCCTTCGCGGACTTTGCGCTCGTGTGCAAGGTCGGCAGCAAGCTCGGCGAGTGCCCGCATGAGCTCGTTCGACGAGGAGCTGCTGACTTCGAGAGCACGCGCGGCGCCTTCGTAGTCTCCAGCTTGGAGCTTGCGCACGAGGTCGCCTGGGCTGCGAAATGCATCGCTGCGCGGCGAAGCGCTGTGGGGCCCCGAGCCAGAGCGTGAGGTGGGTCCGTCGTCGTATCCTCCGATGGCCATCTACGATCGATCTCCGCGGTTTGCAGCACGCTGCATGCTTTCAGATACCAAAGCCAAGGAGCAGCTTCAGCCGCGCACACGATACCTGTCATGGGCGTGCTGAAGCAATGTTGCTGTAGCGGGTTTGTCCTGCGCGCCTCGTTGCATGCGTCAGCGTGCTGGCGTGCGTACGCGCGGACGCAAGCGAGCTGTCGCATGCATGCAAGCAAACGACCGACGCGGCTCGCGATGGGCCACTTGCGCGCAGGTGAGGTGCGCATGGTTCGTGCAGGGGCTTCGGCGCCGCAAGGAGGCAAAAAGATGGCTGGAATTCTGCGTAGACGTGAAGGACAGCAAGGTGAGAGCCGCGAAATGGCGCGACAAACCCAAGGCCAAGATCCATTTCAATGGCTGGCCGCGTGGGATCCGTTTCGCACGTTCGGCACGCTGGATCCATTTCGTCGCATGCGGGAAATGATCATGGATCCATTTTCGGAAC
This window of the Polyangiaceae bacterium genome carries:
- a CDS encoding PAS domain S-box protein, encoding MAIGGYDDGPTSRSGSGPHSASPRSDAFRSPGDLVRKLQAGDYEGAARALEVSSSSSNELMRALAELAADLAHERKVREGRLSSLMDVVTQIAVRNYSVRAEISEAKDAIDGVAVGLNMLREELQSTTVSRAYLDNIFASLPDALFVTTHDGSIRSVNNAATDLLGHARRDLVGKPLSEFVPLELGENIHQLRGEELVLVDKHGMSIVVSCSVSALYNDSRFDGFVCVLHDITERKRADEERQRLHDELREQAEVIRKMSTPLIPISDEIMVMPLVGAVDPERADQILTSILSGIAANHPRVAIIDITALAGVDADVANTIMRAASAARLLGVEVFLTGMRAEVARTLIETGLDLSGIVTCSTLKTGIALSQKRLHDRRKR
- a CDS encoding DUF2169 domain-containing protein, giving the protein MRIINSPPFATSFITWQEQPGQWTLTLVCKATFSLVPGTAVVAAEPDGINDHDNHWDDDPQKSVYAPSDLVPYKPNPEVLLVGNAFAPRGEPVRSLFARLVVGQMDKSVEVFGQRTIAPDGSLVEGPRWAQMSLRYERAAGGEGSWNPVGVDPSATDPYGRRTLPNLQPPAFPDVDRGAPVPAIGFGPMAARWPARSDKLGPLSAAFLQGNWTETALGMDFDGSYFQAAPSDQFIDEIRADETIVLENLHKDVERLVTRLPGLRPRTRVEIDGLPPWELSLVADTLWIDTNRAICTVIFRGQLPLDGRDQPGTIYIGVEYPGEPVRFPDPPQRPHAASVPESPTDDDFDDMDNTHTNADALEGLDAVLPFKSSPSPALPWDPGATPPAPVRSASPMRPKRPEDFGATGIFPAVSVSGAMPTWLDKGAASKSRSAQAPRSTAPPPVAQQPLQGAPVAPPPPVAQMLRSNEVAPPSLAAASHRAAGIESVPAASRSAPPVAPPMSRPVPPIAPPMTMPIPPGAPPPPPMRSYAPTLPGIVAQPAPGAPAPPVAPVGTTFGQAAVLAAAKAHAAVPPSAPSSPSSPAPPALEKDRSRAGKPDPRMLATAAFLGAAEASNAAATTLPEEKDDKLPKDKVSASASGPTPGRMLVDILWYDPAVAPRLEENPAWKRILDVDPPEEKKNEDADGYLEPDLDKPQKKPVEPIEKTPEQKAKDEKSRVSKVLSRATPTIDVENALFSAVNDDGVLEPPLCVVAGEIELPFDEVETLRVLTSAAAPLATGDKKLKETVDLANEALGTPLGKSPEVAANFSVRVREAWMKANRMLPSDYLDVHSRRVLLEQRKYQMRELASAEWIRAVLHGVSGDKPIPTYLPADLSKKLPLFIKFSVRLIAEVLPQQDQNEAHAIALRVYALARTIPVRPRR